The proteins below come from a single Aegilops tauschii subsp. strangulata cultivar AL8/78 chromosome 6, Aet v6.0, whole genome shotgun sequence genomic window:
- the LOC109755281 gene encoding uncharacterized protein, whose translation MSIRRLSSSDFRGVLELRSGAFSSEIYFREKRLILGTFDTAEEAAREHDAAAWRLRRPRPDMNFSTVSSQRAQDLVPLPRLFTDEDRRVHRRRQRRLAIAEKDVEALVAWRGGFTQDIVDERQFYRQLRLERDARRRERAAYREDKRSRKQAAQLKLKLRETSGWNFEDEQLADAYIQTSEEDITESESESDE comes from the coding sequence ATGTCGATCCGCCGCCTGAGCTCTTCGGATTTTCGCGGAGTCCTCGAGCTccgctccggcgccttctcctcCGAGATCTATTTTCGCGAGAAGCGTCTCATCCTCGGCACCTTCGACACCGCAGAGGAGGCGGCCCGCGAgcacgacgcggcggcgtggcgcctccggaGGCCTCGTCCTGATATGAATTTTTCCACCGTGTCGAGCCAGCGGGCGCAGGATCTGGTGCCTCTCCCGCGGCTtttcaccgacgaggatcgtcgtgtCCACCGGAGGCGGCAACGTCGCCTCGCCATCGCAGAGAAGGACGTGGAAGCCTTGGTGGCGTGGCGCGGAGGCTTCACGCAAGACATCGTCGACGAGCGCCAGTTCTACAGGCAATTGAGGTTGGAGAGGGACGCGAGGAGGagggagcgagccgcctatcgggAAGATAAGCGTTCGCGGAAGCAGGCAGCTCAATTGAAACTGAAGCTACGAGAAACTTCGGGTTGGAACTTTGAAGACGAGCAGCTTGCTGACGCCTACattcagacgtcggaggaggacattaccGAGTCGGAGTCAGAAAGCGACGAGTAG